A window of the Candidatus Edwardsbacteria bacterium genome harbors these coding sequences:
- a CDS encoding ComF family protein: MYRHISSFLGSLANFVFPPFCSHCHLRAPEGLAGGICQDCWSTVKIWKNGQCQRCGQPAAEAESLCQHCLIPDWGCNDIKTLGPFEAPLSDAVHMLKYSDAKSVSRRLGAMMAKCVVSDQRYNKADLVLAVPLHKARKRERGYNQAQLLAEQLGKSLGIPSPEGLVTRARHTRSQTTLNKEQRLRNVEGIFAVHNPDRIKDRSIILVDDVLTTGATIGSCGQSLLLAGAREVLAMTAAAAPL, encoded by the coding sequence ATGTACCGGCATATAAGCTCTTTTTTAGGCAGCCTGGCGAATTTCGTCTTTCCTCCCTTTTGCAGTCATTGTCATCTGCGGGCTCCGGAAGGGCTGGCGGGCGGAATCTGCCAGGACTGCTGGAGCACGGTCAAAATTTGGAAGAACGGGCAGTGCCAGCGTTGCGGCCAGCCGGCGGCTGAAGCCGAATCTCTATGTCAGCATTGTCTCATTCCCGACTGGGGCTGCAACGATATTAAAACCCTCGGGCCTTTTGAGGCCCCGCTGTCCGATGCCGTTCACATGCTTAAATATTCGGATGCTAAAAGCGTATCCCGAAGGCTGGGAGCCATGATGGCCAAATGCGTTGTCTCCGATCAAAGATACAATAAAGCGGACCTGGTTCTGGCCGTGCCGCTCCATAAAGCCCGGAAAAGGGAGCGGGGATACAACCAGGCCCAGCTTCTGGCCGAACAGCTGGGAAAATCGCTGGGCATACCCTCTCCGGAAGGCCTGGTAACCAGGGCCAGGCATACCAGATCCCAGACCACCCTGAACAAGGAACAAAGGCTCAGGAACGTTGAAGGAATATTTGCCGTGCATAATCCTGACAGAATCAAAGACAGATCCATAATACTGGTTGATGACGTGTTGACCACCGGGGCCACCATAGGCTCATGTGGTCAATCTCTTTTATTGGCCGGGGCCCGGGAGGTCCTGGCTATGACGGCGGCTGCCGCGCCGTTGTGA